Part of the Roseomonas sp. OT10 genome, GATCCGTTCCCGCGGCATCACCGTGGAATGATCCCAACGGCGGGATGACCCGACCCGGCGTGCTGCGGTGTTCCGGCGTCGGCACCGGGAGGGGACGCCGTCCCCTCCCAGACCCTCCCCTGCCGGGGCCACAAGCGGGCCCCGGTCCCCGCTGGGAGTTTGGTGCTTCATGGCTGCCGTCAGCCTGCGGGCTGATCCCTGACGGCGCGCGGACAGGCGGGACTCTGAAGAAAGCTTTCAGAGGGCTTCAGCGAATGCTGCGGCCGGTCCCGCCGAGGAGCATGGCTCCTCGGCGCCTTGACCCCGTATCAGGCTGTCCCGCGGCAGCGCCGATCGGGTCCAGGGCCCGCAGGGTCCTGGCGGAGTGGGGGTACGGGGGCGAGGCGGAGCCTTGCCCCCGGGCCACGGGCACAACGCCGGCACGGCCCAGCACATCGCGCCGCGCGTACGACACGGCCGCGCGCGCCGGTGACGCTGCCTGCCACCAGGGGCCGTCTCCGGCGGCACGGGCCACGGGCCTCTTCGCGGCTTCGGCCCGGCTCTGGCAGGCCGGCTGACGCGGCAGGGCGCAGGACCGGCCCCCGAGGCGTCGCGGCGGCCGCTCCGTGCCTAGTGCGCGAGGGTGTCGAGGAACCGCACCGGCACGCCGCGCGGCGTGCCGAGCACCTCGTCCTCGCGCATCGCTGCCTGGCCGCGCAGGATGGTGGCAACGGGCCAGCCCGTGCAGGTCATGCCGGCGAAGGGGGTCCAACCGCAGGGCGAGACGATCCAGCTCTCCTCGATGGTGCGGCGGCGCTTCAGGTCCACGAGGGTGAAGTCGGCGTCGTAGCCGGCCGCGATCCGCCCCTTCCCGGTGACGCCGTAGACGCGCGCGGGACCGGCGCACATCAGGTCCACCAGGCGGGCCAGCGACAGGCGACCGGCCGCGACATGGTCCAGCATGATCGGCACCAGGGTCTGCACCCCGGTCAGGCCAGCGGCCGTGGCCGGCCAGGGGCGCTCCTTCGCGGCACGGGGATGCGGCGCGTGGTCGGAGCCGATGCAGTCCACCGTGCCGTCGCGCACGGCGGCCCAGGCCGCCTCCATGTGGCGCGCGTCGCGGATCGGCGGGTTCATCACCGCATAGCCGCCCAGCCGGTCATAGGCATCCGGCGCCACCTGGGTCAGGTGGTTCACCAGCAGCTCGACCGTGGCAAGGTCGCGGTAGTCCTTCACGTAGTCCAGCTCCTCGGCGGTGCTGACGTGCAGGATATGGGCGGGCCGGCCGGTGCGCCGGGACAGCGCCATGAGACGGCGGGTGCCGAGGAAGGCGCATTCGACGTCGCGCCACTCGGCATGCAGGGCGAAGGGCCCACCCGCGGCAAAGAGCGGCTTGCGCTCCTGCAGCCGGTACTCGTCCTCGGAGTGGTAGGCGATGCGGCGCCGGCCGGAGCGCATCACCGCTTCCAGCGAGGCATCGTCCTCGACCAGCAGGTCGCCGGTGGAGGAGCCGGCGAAGACCTTCACGGCGCAGACGCCGGGCTGCACCTCCAGCTCGGCCAGGGCGGCGATGTTCGACTTCGCGGCCCCGACATAGAGGCCCATGTCGCACCAGGCGCGGCCGGCGACGTAGGCGCGCTTGGTGTCCAGCGCGGCTCGGCTGGTCACGGGGGGGGTGGTGTTGGGCATGTCGAACACCGCCGTCAGCCCGCCCAGGATGGCGGCCCGGGTGCCCGTCTCGATGGTCTCCACCGCCGGGTCGCCGGGGTCGCGCAGGTGGACATGGGGGTCGATCAGCCCGGGCAGGACATGCAGCCCGGCGCAGTCGATCACCTCGGCCGCGTCCGCCTGGCGCAGGTCGCCGAGGGCGGCGATGCGGCCGTCACGCACCCCGACATCGGCCGCCTCCTCCCCCCAGGGCAGGACCAGCGTGCCGCCGCGCAGGATCAGGTCGAAGGATGCCATGGCTCGGTGTCTCCGCTGCGGGGTTCCGGGGTTAGACCGGATCGCGACCGGCCGGAAGCGGCCCCGCCCCGGGAAGAGGTGCCGTCCGGACGCGCCGCCCGCCCATCCGTTCGCGGGCAAGCCCTCCATTCGAAGGGAGAGCCCTGGCGGGACAGGCGCAGAATGGCGCCGTCGACAAGGAGCGGCGCATGAGCAGCCCGATGGTCAGCGTTCCGATGAAGAACATGAAGCCACTGCCGCAGGACACGGCGACGACCTGCTGGCTGACCTGCTTCCGGATGATGTTCGCCTGGAAGAACCGCGACCCGGCCGAGATACGCCCGGCCCTGGAGGGGGCGGGCGTGCTGTGGACGGATGCCTGCGAGACGGGGCTGAAGACGCGCGACTACATGAAGGCGGCCAAGGCACTGGGGATGCGGCCCTGGGGGACGGGCACCTCCTGGAGCGCGGCCAGCTTCGCCTCCTTCTGCACCGTCAGCCCCGTCTGGGTGGCAGGCAAGTGGCATGACTACGGCCACAACGTCGTGGTCATCGGCGCCAGCCGCGAGCTGATCCGCTTCATCGACCCCTGGTGGCAGGGGGACAAGGAGGCGGAGATCAAGACCTGGACGGAAAAGCTGTTCGTGAAGGGCGACGCGCCGAACAAGGGGACGGATGCGTACATGGGCTGGATGGGGGCGGTCATGGTCTGGGAGGACGCCATTCCCTACGGCCTCGTACCCGAATGAGGCGCTTGCCTGCCCACTACAGATAAAGA contains:
- a CDS encoding dihydroorotase, yielding MASFDLILRGGTLVLPWGEEAADVGVRDGRIAALGDLRQADAAEVIDCAGLHVLPGLIDPHVHLRDPGDPAVETIETGTRAAILGGLTAVFDMPNTTPPVTSRAALDTKRAYVAGRAWCDMGLYVGAAKSNIAALAELEVQPGVCAVKVFAGSSTGDLLVEDDASLEAVMRSGRRRIAYHSEDEYRLQERKPLFAAGGPFALHAEWRDVECAFLGTRRLMALSRRTGRPAHILHVSTAEELDYVKDYRDLATVELLVNHLTQVAPDAYDRLGGYAVMNPPIRDARHMEAAWAAVRDGTVDCIGSDHAPHPRAAKERPWPATAAGLTGVQTLVPIMLDHVAAGRLSLARLVDLMCAGPARVYGVTGKGRIAAGYDADFTLVDLKRRRTIEESWIVSPCGWTPFAGMTCTGWPVATILRGQAAMREDEVLGTPRGVPVRFLDTLAH
- a CDS encoding papain-like cysteine protease family protein, which translates into the protein MSSPMVSVPMKNMKPLPQDTATTCWLTCFRMMFAWKNRDPAEIRPALEGAGVLWTDACETGLKTRDYMKAAKALGMRPWGTGTSWSAASFASFCTVSPVWVAGKWHDYGHNVVVIGASRELIRFIDPWWQGDKEAEIKTWTEKLFVKGDAPNKGTDAYMGWMGAVMVWEDAIPYGLVPE